A DNA window from Candidatus Melainabacteria bacterium contains the following coding sequences:
- the trmD gene encoding tRNA (guanosine(37)-N1)-methyltransferase TrmD, with protein sequence MLTFHVITLFPELIETYCATSIIGRGVKAGRIAVKTYNPRDFCEDKYRKVDDTPYGGGVGMVLKPEPFYAALESIQRADGSPVCMLTPQGQTFSQNMAETLAKVQDIVLICGHYEGFDERIRCAATLEISIGDFVVTGGELPALTVLDAVGRLIPGVLGKLDSATDESFNNSLLEAPQYTKPSEFRGMVVPEVLRSGDHKAITLWRRQQALKRTLERRPDLLEHANLDARDREFLNELNDKK encoded by the coding sequence ATGCTAACTTTTCACGTCATTACCTTATTTCCTGAGCTGATCGAGACCTATTGCGCGACCAGCATCATCGGCAGAGGTGTCAAAGCCGGTCGTATTGCCGTAAAAACCTACAATCCGCGTGACTTTTGCGAAGATAAATATCGCAAAGTCGACGATACTCCATATGGTGGCGGCGTCGGCATGGTACTGAAACCCGAACCATTCTATGCGGCCCTGGAATCCATTCAACGTGCTGACGGCAGTCCAGTCTGCATGCTGACTCCACAGGGTCAAACGTTCAGCCAGAACATGGCGGAAACGCTGGCGAAAGTGCAAGACATCGTCTTGATTTGCGGTCATTATGAAGGCTTTGACGAGCGAATTCGCTGTGCGGCAACTCTAGAAATCTCAATTGGAGATTTTGTGGTCACAGGTGGAGAGCTTCCTGCTCTGACAGTGCTTGATGCAGTCGGCAGACTGATTCCCGGGGTACTGGGGAAGTTGGATTCGGCCACAGACGAGTCATTCAACAACAGCCTGCTTGAGGCACCACAATATACAAAACCGTCCGAATTCAGAGGCATGGTAGTGCCCGAGGTGCTACGTTCCGGCGATCACAAAGCAATTACGCTCTGGCGGCGCCAGCAAGCTTTGAAACGAACTCTGGAGAGACGACCCGATCTGTTGGAACACGCAAACCTGGACGCCCGGGACCGAGAATTTCTTAACGAGCTGAACGATAAGAAATAG
- a CDS encoding serine protease — protein sequence MVDAPKFLDTPAAPSGTVGNFGDLAQQILDGQISQRKPSANNQLNQDGNSAPRWQSPEIQSPQTPPPVWRPMHIDLPIWTPPLTSQLPTGFQLPNYQTPTLDLQRIPTLRSNLTAEKNDASIYHVNSDEAKLYNENRASIVRVFGHARGQSADHEYTGSGFFVSDHGDIATAYHVISDLDSIRVTTSDGIEHPGRVVATRPNADVAIVHIDTNRSTQPVKLADTSNFLRGGEPIYTIGHPSGWTKEYFSPGRYISTDTIRDVTGSRDIDKQNPNHILLTTSQNIPGGDSGAPAFNAEGKVIGIVSRGDQGSHGYMVPVDDLWPLMNKVSAPKQTTEYKLSDLPFKPHYSFTQVPYAASAALTASSMLRQSRILEGMGIGARGAAAGLAGVELWTQDLPFLENAFQHGSTRERVSAATEVGADALMIGGTILTVVPRYRSFAPAMSLAGSLLKVGNSVAAYRSYS from the coding sequence ATGGTCGATGCTCCAAAATTCCTCGATACACCAGCGGCGCCTTCAGGCACCGTCGGAAATTTCGGCGATCTGGCCCAACAGATTCTGGATGGACAAATCTCCCAGCGAAAACCTTCGGCGAACAATCAACTCAACCAGGATGGCAACTCAGCGCCACGCTGGCAGAGTCCCGAAATACAAAGTCCTCAGACGCCCCCGCCAGTCTGGCGTCCAATGCACATCGACCTGCCGATCTGGACACCACCTCTAACCTCACAACTGCCGACTGGTTTTCAACTTCCAAATTATCAAACTCCGACCCTTGACTTACAGCGCATCCCGACACTGCGATCAAACCTCACCGCCGAGAAAAATGACGCTTCGATTTATCACGTAAACTCGGATGAGGCAAAGCTGTACAACGAAAACAGAGCCAGCATCGTGCGAGTCTTCGGTCATGCCAGAGGGCAATCGGCAGATCACGAATATACAGGCTCAGGCTTTTTTGTATCGGATCATGGAGACATAGCCACCGCCTATCACGTCATCAGCGATCTCGATTCAATCAGAGTAACCACATCTGATGGCATCGAACATCCGGGCAGAGTGGTAGCGACTCGCCCAAACGCTGATGTCGCTATCGTTCACATCGATACCAATCGCAGTACACAACCGGTCAAACTTGCCGACACCAGCAACTTTTTGCGCGGCGGCGAGCCCATCTACACAATCGGTCATCCCTCAGGATGGACTAAAGAGTATTTTTCACCAGGACGATATATTTCAACCGATACCATCCGCGATGTCACCGGCTCGAGAGATATTGACAAACAAAATCCAAATCACATTTTACTCACCACCAGCCAGAATATTCCCGGCGGAGACAGTGGCGCTCCCGCATTCAACGCCGAAGGAAAGGTCATAGGCATCGTTTCAAGAGGAGATCAGGGCAGTCATGGATACATGGTTCCAGTCGATGATTTGTGGCCCTTGATGAATAAAGTATCGGCGCCGAAACAGACAACCGAATACAAGCTAAGCGATCTGCCATTTAAGCCTCATTACTCATTCACCCAGGTGCCATATGCAGCCTCAGCCGCCCTGACCGCGTCCAGCATGCTGCGCCAATCGCGAATTCTCGAGGGCATGGGAATTGGAGCACGCGGAGCCGCTGCCGGACTTGCCGGCGTGGAACTGTGGACACAAGACCTGCCCTTCCTGGAGAATGCCTTCCAGCACGGCAGCACACGAGAGCGTGTCAGTGCCGCCACAGAAGTTGGTGCGGACGCCTTGATGATAGGCGGCACCATTCTCACTGTCGTGCCAAGATATAGAAGCTTCGCACCAGCGATGAGCCTGGCGGGGTCATTGTTGAAAGTCGGAAACAGCGTAGCGGCATATCGCTCATATTCCTGA
- a CDS encoding 1-acyl-sn-glycerol-3-phosphate acyltransferase: MNIASAVAVATVCFVLYRVFFWVREGKRMRTAGYLPPEPSWFGRNFYTALCHIGTRIACGPVKVLGRENAQHAGRLAIVPNHQHGLDFAVVRVAMPWSYRQIGALKEAARLPGMATLAAWIGTFTVPVQGGKASTGAQAAIEACARYLTQRRINKLLMFPQGKLVFDNVLRSTDFRTGAVRALQAANLMITDGGEPAFLPVAIYYHPPTRATSLYRRMVNKLWRKFLSGYTSGPVCGATVVIGKPISISQLPTDIRAATEVLRLEIQNLLDQAIAAS; encoded by the coding sequence ATGAACATTGCATCCGCAGTCGCGGTTGCTACGGTCTGCTTCGTGCTCTACCGCGTATTCTTCTGGGTACGCGAGGGAAAGCGCATGCGGACCGCTGGTTACCTGCCTCCCGAACCATCGTGGTTCGGACGAAATTTCTACACGGCTCTTTGCCACATCGGCACCCGCATCGCCTGCGGTCCGGTCAAAGTGCTGGGCAGAGAAAATGCTCAGCATGCCGGCCGATTGGCCATCGTGCCGAACCACCAGCACGGGCTTGACTTCGCGGTAGTACGCGTGGCCATGCCCTGGTCATATCGCCAGATCGGCGCGCTGAAAGAAGCGGCGCGCTTGCCGGGTATGGCTACCCTTGCCGCCTGGATAGGGACCTTCACGGTTCCGGTGCAGGGTGGCAAGGCCAGCACCGGAGCACAAGCTGCTATCGAGGCATGCGCTCGATATCTGACACAGCGTCGCATCAACAAGCTGCTCATGTTTCCGCAGGGCAAGCTGGTGTTCGACAATGTGCTGCGCTCGACCGACTTCCGCACCGGAGCCGTGCGAGCGCTGCAAGCCGCCAACTTGATGATCACAGATGGAGGCGAACCGGCATTCCTGCCGGTGGCAATCTACTACCACCCGCCGACTCGGGCAACGAGCCTTTATCGACGGATGGTGAACAAGCTCTGGCGCAAGTTCTTGTCGGGTTACACAAGCGGACCCGTCTGCGGTGCGACTGTGGTGATCGGGAAACCAATCTCGATTTCGCAGTTGCCCACAGACATCCGGGCTGCCACTGAGGTGCTCCGTCTCGAGATTCAGAATCTTCTGGACCAGGCTATCGCGGCCTCCTGA
- a CDS encoding DUF4239 domain-containing protein, whose translation MGTYTLAGLVCIFVIVAVAVGGLLAVRRWIQATDLKVHHDVTDPLSQVVGMMFAVLIGFMVSDAMQRFEEARATVQQEAASLADIFNLAGGMPKPARDQLRSTCITYAEQIINTEWPLLAQRQISVPTIRTYRSLWQQCVTFHPNDQAESNIQQVLLGSLTDMSDARRLRIEALHNGLPLALWWVLLAGGLATIIFTYFFGIKNTKLQVVMTAIVTLVICLNIFLLASFDDPFGGDVMVHPTAFEADLMMFKTQWDPSKDAEQDVVKP comes from the coding sequence TTGGGCACCTACACCTTAGCTGGACTGGTATGCATTTTTGTTATCGTCGCAGTCGCTGTTGGTGGCTTGCTCGCAGTTAGACGCTGGATACAAGCGACCGACTTGAAGGTACATCATGACGTTACCGACCCTCTTTCGCAGGTTGTTGGAATGATGTTTGCAGTTTTGATCGGTTTTATGGTTAGCGATGCCATGCAGCGATTTGAAGAGGCTCGTGCCACCGTTCAGCAGGAAGCTGCCTCCCTCGCCGATATTTTTAACCTGGCAGGCGGCATGCCCAAACCGGCTCGAGACCAGTTGCGTTCGACATGCATAACTTACGCTGAGCAAATCATTAATACCGAATGGCCGCTATTGGCTCAAAGACAAATTAGCGTTCCGACCATCAGGACATATCGGTCTCTCTGGCAGCAGTGCGTCACTTTTCATCCGAACGATCAAGCCGAAAGCAACATACAACAGGTACTTCTTGGTTCTTTGACCGATATGAGCGACGCTCGTCGTCTGCGTATTGAAGCTCTCCATAATGGTCTGCCTCTGGCGCTCTGGTGGGTGCTTCTGGCGGGTGGGTTGGCGACAATCATATTCACCTATTTCTTCGGCATTAAAAACACGAAGCTTCAAGTCGTCATGACCGCGATTGTGACGCTGGTAATTTGTCTGAATATCTTTCTTCTCGCCAGTTTCGACGATCCTTTCGGCGGCGACGTCATGGTTCATCCGACAGCCTTCGAAGCTGACTTGATGATGTTCAAAACTCAGTGGGATCCAAGCAAGGATGCAGAACAGGACGTGGTAAAGCCTTAG
- a CDS encoding serine/threonine protein kinase, with translation MEPNDSPKLVIRYKEDQARAALFLAIALAPIWGIWALYVCSWLAKAVIQGGFVGYEDLFCLLLFYLSLVALGSFTVLVCLDNKFALTEDGLELPRRFLFDLALLRKRPWSHLDLIEFKNDELIMRFGNTLQKGQVRFRLAGVKTSDLKDLVVAVRSNAPETRCVFDRRAVEMGIPGIQANPSDESFTAIWERDLASRFGSTAFVPLEAKTKLQNGRLTVIGQISFGGLSAVYLCKDNLGETVILKEAVVPLNADAASKEKALEMFKREAKILQALSHQNIARVLDHFVENGRDYLVIEHINGVDLRAYVKEHGPQPERLIMRWALEVADILAYLHTQNPPIIHRDVTPDNLVLDRTGSIKLIDFGAANEFIATATGTLVGKQSYISPEQFRGKAVPQSDIYALGCTLYYLAIGSDPEALSQSSLPGDNAAKMPALNKLIKDCTAMELEDRLQNMEAVAAEARQYIFNLQQQG, from the coding sequence ATGGAACCGAACGACTCACCTAAGTTAGTAATCAGGTACAAAGAAGACCAGGCTCGTGCTGCCTTGTTTCTTGCAATTGCCCTGGCGCCGATCTGGGGCATCTGGGCCCTGTATGTCTGCAGCTGGTTGGCCAAAGCTGTGATCCAGGGTGGGTTCGTGGGCTATGAAGACCTGTTCTGTTTGTTGCTCTTTTATTTGAGCCTGGTTGCGCTTGGCTCGTTTACCGTGCTGGTTTGTCTCGATAACAAGTTTGCGCTTACTGAGGATGGTCTGGAATTACCACGGCGTTTTTTGTTTGATCTGGCTCTTTTAAGGAAGCGGCCATGGTCGCATCTTGATCTTATTGAGTTCAAGAATGACGAATTGATTATGCGCTTCGGCAATACGTTGCAGAAGGGGCAGGTGCGGTTTCGCTTAGCAGGAGTGAAAACCTCAGATCTTAAGGACCTCGTTGTCGCAGTCCGTTCTAACGCCCCTGAGACCCGCTGTGTTTTTGATCGCAGAGCTGTTGAAATGGGCATCCCGGGCATTCAAGCAAATCCCTCAGATGAGAGCTTCACTGCTATTTGGGAGCGTGACCTGGCCAGTCGCTTCGGCAGTACCGCCTTTGTGCCGCTGGAAGCGAAGACGAAATTGCAAAACGGTCGTCTGACGGTAATCGGGCAGATTTCCTTTGGTGGCTTGTCGGCTGTTTATCTGTGTAAGGACAATCTTGGTGAGACGGTCATTCTCAAAGAAGCCGTCGTTCCCCTCAATGCAGATGCTGCCAGCAAAGAAAAGGCGCTTGAGATGTTTAAGCGTGAAGCTAAAATCTTGCAGGCGTTATCGCATCAAAATATTGCTCGGGTACTGGACCACTTTGTCGAGAATGGTCGTGATTACCTGGTTATAGAGCACATCAATGGTGTGGATTTGCGTGCATACGTGAAGGAACACGGACCTCAGCCGGAGCGATTGATCATGCGCTGGGCTCTGGAAGTAGCAGATATCCTCGCCTATCTTCACACTCAGAACCCACCCATCATTCATCGCGACGTGACACCCGACAATCTGGTTTTGGATCGCACAGGCTCTATCAAACTGATTGATTTTGGAGCCGCCAATGAATTCATTGCCACCGCCACCGGTACACTCGTCGGCAAGCAATCATATATTTCGCCCGAGCAGTTTCGAGGAAAAGCTGTGCCTCAAAGCGATATTTACGCGCTGGGCTGCACTCTTTATTATCTTGCCATCGGGTCCGACCCTGAGGCTCTGTCACAGTCCAGTTTGCCAGGCGATAATGCGGCGAAGATGCCGGCTTTGAACAAACTGATCAAAGATTGTACAGCTATGGAATTGGAAGATCGCTTACAGAATATGGAAGCGGTTGCCGCGGAGGCACGACAGTACATTTTCAATCTGCAGCAGCAAGGCTAA